One genomic region from Sciurus carolinensis chromosome 2, mSciCar1.2, whole genome shotgun sequence encodes:
- the Mcts2 gene encoding malignant T-cell-amplified sequence 2, with translation MFKKFDEKENVSNCIQLKTSVIKGIKNQLIEQFPGIEPWLNQIMPKKDPVKIVRCHEHMEILTVNGELLFFRQRKGPFYPTLRLLHKYPFILPHQQVDKGAIKFVLSGANIMCPGLTSSGAKLYPAAEDTIVAVMAEGKQHALCVGVMKMSAEDIEKVNKGIGIENIHYLNDGLWHMKTYK, from the coding sequence ATGTTCAAGAAATTTGACGAAAAGGAAAATGTGTCCAACTGCATCCAGTTGAAAACTTCAGTTATTAAGGGCATTAAGAACCAACTGATAGAGCAATTTCCAGGTATTGAGCCATGGCTTAATCAAATCATGCCTAAGAAAGATCCCGTCAAAATAGTCCGATGCCATGAGCATATGGAAATCCTTACGGTAAATGGAGAGTTACTGTTTTTCAGACAAAGAAAAGGGCCTTTTTATCCAACCTTAAGATTACTTCACAAATACCCTTTCATCCTGCCACACCAGCAGGTTGATAAAGGAGCCATCAAATTTGTGCTCAGTGGCGCAAATATCATGTGCCCAGGTTTAACTTCTTCTGGCGCGAAGCTTTACCCCGCTGCGGAAGATACGATTGTTGCAGTCATGGCAGAAGGAAAACAGCACGCCCTGTGTGTCGGGGTCATGAAGATGTCTGCAGAAGATATCGAGAAAGTCAACAAAGGAATCGGCATTGAAAATATCCATTATTTAAATGATGGGCTGTGGCACATGAAGACGTATAAATGA